The proteins below come from a single Crossiella sp. CA-258035 genomic window:
- a CDS encoding DNA polymerase Y family protein: MPEAVLPEIPAGYRPLRLLVIWCPDWPVTAAIAAAGLDPRTPCAVLAGGKVLACSATARVEGIRRGLRRREAEGRCPELVVFEDDQTRDARLFEPVALGIEQLAPGIEIVRPGLVALPAQGPVGYFGAEEAAERLVDQVGALAGVECQVGVADGLFAATLAAHRGVLVPPGGSPEFLAPLGIGELDQPAERLAGRGELVDLLRRLGLRSLGEFGVLPEREVASRFGAAAVRAHRLARGLEERPADRRLPPAELAVAQQLDPPVERVDAAAFAARALAERLHTVLAARGLACTRLAIQARTEHGEELSRVWRCAEPLTANGIADRVRWQLDGWLRAGGPTAGINLLRVEPEEVVDAGVLQLDLWKGEGAAQLAERAGRAFVRVQGLLGPEAVCTGVLGGGRGPGERVRWVPWGDEARPRHDPEPPWPGRLPAPSPTLVPAEPVAAIVKDRRGNVVSVSARQRISGPPHEVTVESGRSRLVTAWAGPWTVEERWWLPPELGANRVARLQVLLADGQALLLACANGSWQVEGVYD; the protein is encoded by the coding sequence GTGCCGGAGGCCGTGCTGCCCGAGATCCCCGCGGGGTACCGGCCGTTGCGGCTGTTGGTCATCTGGTGTCCGGACTGGCCGGTGACCGCGGCCATCGCCGCCGCCGGGCTGGACCCGCGCACCCCCTGCGCGGTGCTCGCCGGGGGCAAGGTGCTCGCCTGCTCGGCGACCGCGCGGGTGGAGGGCATCCGGCGTGGGCTGCGCCGCCGGGAGGCCGAGGGGCGCTGTCCCGAGCTGGTGGTGTTCGAGGACGACCAGACCAGGGACGCGCGGTTGTTCGAGCCGGTGGCGCTGGGGATCGAGCAGCTCGCGCCGGGGATCGAGATCGTGCGGCCGGGGCTGGTCGCGCTGCCCGCGCAGGGGCCGGTGGGGTACTTCGGCGCGGAGGAGGCGGCCGAGCGGCTGGTCGACCAGGTCGGGGCGCTGGCCGGGGTGGAGTGCCAGGTCGGGGTGGCGGACGGGTTGTTCGCGGCGACGCTGGCCGCGCACCGCGGGGTGCTGGTGCCGCCTGGGGGGAGTCCGGAGTTCTTGGCACCACTGGGAATCGGCGAGCTGGATCAGCCCGCGGAGCGGTTGGCCGGGCGGGGCGAGCTGGTGGACCTGTTGCGGCGGTTGGGGTTGCGGTCGCTTGGGGAGTTCGGGGTGTTGCCGGAGCGGGAGGTGGCCTCCCGGTTCGGCGCGGCGGCGGTGCGGGCGCACCGGCTGGCGCGCGGGCTGGAGGAGCGGCCCGCCGACCGGCGGTTGCCACCGGCGGAACTGGCGGTGGCGCAACAGCTCGACCCGCCGGTGGAGCGGGTGGACGCGGCGGCGTTCGCGGCGCGGGCGCTGGCCGAGCGGCTGCACACCGTGCTGGCCGCGCGCGGGCTGGCCTGCACCCGGCTGGCCATCCAGGCCCGCACCGAGCACGGCGAGGAGCTGAGCCGGGTGTGGCGGTGCGCGGAACCGTTGACCGCCAACGGGATCGCCGACCGGGTGCGCTGGCAGCTGGACGGCTGGCTGCGGGCGGGCGGGCCGACCGCGGGGATCAACCTGTTGCGGGTGGAGCCGGAGGAGGTGGTCGACGCCGGGGTGCTCCAGCTCGACCTGTGGAAGGGCGAGGGCGCGGCGCAGCTGGCCGAGCGGGCCGGGCGGGCCTTCGTCCGGGTGCAGGGGCTGCTGGGGCCGGAGGCGGTGTGCACCGGGGTGCTCGGTGGCGGACGCGGTCCTGGGGAGCGGGTCCGCTGGGTGCCCTGGGGGGACGAGGCGCGGCCCCGGCATGATCCGGAGCCGCCGTGGCCGGGGCGGCTGCCCGCGCCCTCGCCGACGCTGGTGCCCGCGGAGCCGGTGGCCGCGATCGTGAAGGACCGGCGGGGCAACGTGGTCAGCGTCAGCGCGCGGCAGCGGATCAGCGGGCCGCCGCACGAGGTGACTGTCGAAAGTGGACGGTCGCGGCTGGTCACCGCGTGGGCGGGGCCGTGGACGGTGGAGGAGCGCTGGTGGCTGCCGCCGGAGCTGGGCGCGAACCGGGTGGCCCGGTTGCAGGTGCTGCTGGCGGACGGGCAGGCGTTGT
- the purH gene encoding bifunctional phosphoribosylaminoimidazolecarboxamide formyltransferase/IMP cyclohydrolase yields the protein MDERRPVRRALVSVSAKDGLLELATGLHAAGIEIVSTGSTAARIADAGVPVTPVEELTGFPECLDGRVKTLHPRVHAGLLADVRRPEHVEQLDQLGVAAFDLLVVNLYPFEATVASGAGPEECVEQIDIGGPAMVRASAKNHANVAVVVDPGRYGWLLEQVQAGGFTLAQRQRLAAEAYRHTASYDVAVASWIGSTLAPDDEGSGFPGWVGATWQRASVLRYGENPHQKAALYTASHAGGGLANAEQLHGKEMSYNNYVDSDAAWRAAHDHDAPCVAIIKHANPCGIAVSTLPDGDPGAIADAHRRAHACDPVSAFGGVIAVNREVTVELAEQVAEIFTEVIIAPSYADGAVDVLARKKNVRILVAQPPRRGGTELRPVSGGLLVQQADAIDAEGDDPANWTLACGEAADAATLTDLAFAWRACRAVKSNAILLAADGATVGCGMGQVNRVDAARLAVSRAGERAKGAVGASDAFFPFPDGLEVLLEAGVRAVVQPGGSVRDAEVIAAAEAAGVTLYLTGTRHFAH from the coding sequence GTGGACGAACGACGCCCCGTGCGCCGCGCACTGGTGAGCGTCTCCGCCAAGGACGGCCTGCTGGAGCTGGCCACCGGCCTGCACGCGGCGGGCATCGAGATCGTCTCCACCGGGTCCACCGCGGCCCGGATCGCCGACGCCGGCGTGCCGGTGACCCCGGTGGAGGAGCTGACCGGTTTCCCCGAGTGCCTGGACGGGCGGGTCAAGACCCTGCACCCCAGGGTGCACGCGGGCCTGCTCGCCGATGTGCGGCGGCCCGAGCATGTCGAGCAGTTGGACCAGCTCGGCGTGGCCGCGTTCGACCTGCTCGTGGTGAACCTGTACCCGTTCGAGGCCACCGTGGCCTCGGGCGCGGGACCGGAGGAGTGCGTCGAGCAGATCGACATCGGCGGCCCGGCCATGGTGCGCGCCTCGGCGAAGAACCACGCCAACGTGGCCGTCGTGGTCGACCCCGGCCGCTACGGCTGGCTGCTGGAGCAGGTCCAGGCCGGCGGTTTCACCCTGGCGCAGCGGCAGCGGCTGGCCGCCGAGGCCTACCGGCACACCGCGAGCTACGACGTGGCGGTGGCCTCCTGGATCGGCAGCACGCTGGCCCCCGACGACGAGGGCTCCGGCTTCCCCGGCTGGGTCGGCGCGACCTGGCAGCGCGCCTCGGTGCTGCGCTACGGCGAGAACCCGCACCAGAAGGCCGCGCTGTACACCGCCAGCCACGCCGGTGGCGGGCTGGCCAACGCGGAACAGCTGCACGGCAAGGAGATGTCGTACAACAACTACGTCGACTCCGACGCCGCCTGGCGGGCCGCGCACGACCACGACGCGCCCTGCGTGGCGATCATCAAGCACGCCAACCCGTGCGGCATCGCGGTCTCCACGCTGCCCGACGGCGACCCCGGCGCGATCGCGGACGCGCACCGGCGCGCGCACGCCTGCGACCCGGTGAGCGCCTTCGGCGGGGTGATCGCGGTCAACCGCGAGGTCACCGTGGAGCTGGCCGAGCAGGTCGCGGAGATCTTCACCGAGGTGATCATCGCCCCGTCCTACGCCGACGGCGCGGTGGACGTGCTGGCGCGCAAGAAGAACGTGCGCATCCTGGTGGCGCAGCCGCCGCGGCGTGGCGGCACCGAGCTGCGGCCGGTCTCCGGCGGGCTGCTGGTGCAGCAGGCCGACGCGATCGACGCCGAGGGCGACGACCCGGCCAACTGGACGCTGGCCTGCGGCGAGGCCGCCGACGCGGCCACGCTGACCGACCTGGCCTTCGCCTGGCGGGCCTGCCGCGCGGTGAAGTCCAACGCGATCCTGCTCGCCGCCGACGGGGCCACCGTCGGCTGCGGCATGGGCCAGGTCAACCGGGTGGACGCGGCCAGGCTCGCGGTCTCCCGCGCCGGTGAGCGGGCCAAGGGCGCGGTGGGCGCCTCGGACGCCTTCTTCCCGTTCCCGGACGGCCTGGAAGTGTTGCTGGAAGCCGGGGTGCGAGCGGTGGTGCAGCCCGGCGGCTCGGTCCGCGACGCCGAGGTCATCGCCGCCGCGGAGGCCGCCGGGGTCACCCTGTACCTGACCGGCACCAGGCACTTCGCACACTGA
- the purN gene encoding phosphoribosylglycinamide formyltransferase, giving the protein MRWSAPVRIVALVSGSGTLLQALLDAAAAPDYPATVVAVGADRGGIEGLARAERAGIPTFTVRLREHADRAAWNTALADAVQACQPDLVVSAGFMKILGPDFLARFGGRVVNTHPALLPAFPGAHAVADAVAYGVKVTGCTVHLVDAGVDTGPILAQGAVEVRPGEGVDELHERIKTVERDLLVDTVARLAAHGCTVTGREVSIP; this is encoded by the coding sequence CTGCGGTGGAGCGCACCGGTCCGCATCGTCGCCCTCGTCTCCGGCTCCGGCACCCTGCTGCAGGCGCTGCTGGACGCCGCGGCCGCGCCGGACTACCCGGCCACCGTGGTCGCGGTCGGCGCGGACCGGGGCGGTATCGAGGGACTGGCCCGCGCCGAGCGGGCGGGGATCCCGACCTTCACGGTCCGGTTGCGCGAGCACGCCGACCGGGCGGCCTGGAACACCGCGCTCGCGGACGCCGTCCAGGCCTGCCAGCCCGACCTGGTCGTCTCGGCCGGGTTCATGAAGATCCTGGGACCCGACTTCCTGGCCCGCTTCGGCGGCCGGGTGGTCAACACCCACCCCGCGCTGCTGCCCGCCTTCCCCGGCGCGCACGCGGTGGCCGACGCCGTGGCCTACGGGGTCAAGGTCACCGGCTGCACCGTGCACCTGGTGGACGCCGGGGTGGACACCGGCCCGATCCTCGCCCAGGGCGCGGTTGAGGTCCGGCCCGGCGAGGGTGTTGACGAGCTGCATGAACGGATCAAAACGGTGGAGCGCGACCTGCTGGTGGACACCGTCGCCAGGCTGGCCGCACACGGCTGCACCGTGACCGGACGAGAGGTGAGCATTCCGTGA
- a CDS encoding DUF6350 family protein, with translation MTVLRPTAHGSVSEPGVAAPPATAAQQVRAALAVALGVIALGYLGSAAVVALVMAGAERAVVSLEAVSAGAAPLWLAAHHVPLTVRGASLGVLPLLPTVAVVLLAARAAGGLARRLRLTRPADALRVVAVMGVAHVVVGGLLAAFVDPPFAAAPATGAVACGLVAALAATAGVARRCGLVTLVRQRFGEGVLAGLRAARIALMCLCAMGALIVALALALSFGSVRAAFADLAPGFGNGSGLVLLCLLYLPNAVVAALSFVAGSGFGLGAVVVSPLRVVGGQEPPFPLLAALPESGSRWWLLCLLLPIAAGVLLGWVCRKADPLPQNRLLVVGVAAAVVAAAALAAAALAGGRLGAVNLRVPAGMLAVALFCWVAAPAAVVAWLAGPRPEPEDEPADLDEAETEDTEGEEEVAEGDQEAVAEDEAAEEDAEEPEAAEPVAEEAVAEQAAPAEALAEEDFVDEEELEEALLEPPEEPEKR, from the coding sequence GTGACCGTGCTCCGTCCGACCGCGCACGGCAGCGTCTCCGAACCCGGCGTTGCCGCGCCTCCCGCCACCGCGGCCCAGCAGGTGCGGGCCGCACTCGCCGTCGCACTCGGCGTGATCGCGCTGGGCTACCTGGGTTCGGCCGCGGTGGTCGCGCTGGTGATGGCGGGCGCGGAGCGCGCGGTGGTGTCGCTGGAGGCGGTCTCCGCCGGTGCCGCTCCGCTGTGGCTGGCCGCGCACCACGTGCCGCTGACCGTGCGCGGGGCCAGCCTCGGCGTGCTGCCGCTGCTGCCCACCGTGGCGGTGGTGCTGCTCGCGGCCAGGGCCGCCGGTGGGCTCGCCCGCAGGCTGCGGCTGACCCGCCCGGCCGACGCGCTGCGGGTGGTGGCCGTGATGGGCGTGGCGCACGTGGTGGTCGGCGGGCTGCTGGCCGCGTTCGTGGACCCGCCCTTCGCCGCGGCCCCGGCCACCGGCGCGGTGGCCTGCGGGCTGGTCGCCGCACTGGCCGCGACCGCGGGAGTGGCCCGGCGCTGCGGGCTGGTGACGCTGGTCAGGCAGCGCTTCGGCGAGGGGGTCCTGGCCGGGCTGCGCGCGGCCCGGATCGCGCTGATGTGCTTGTGCGCCATGGGCGCGCTCATCGTGGCGCTCGCGCTGGCGTTGTCCTTCGGTTCGGTGCGCGCGGCTTTCGCCGACCTGGCTCCCGGCTTCGGCAACGGGTCGGGGCTGGTGCTGCTGTGCCTGCTGTACCTGCCGAACGCGGTGGTCGCCGCACTGTCCTTTGTGGCCGGTTCCGGGTTCGGCCTCGGCGCGGTGGTGGTCAGCCCGCTGCGCGTGGTCGGCGGCCAGGAGCCGCCGTTCCCGCTGCTGGCCGCGCTGCCGGAGTCCGGCAGCCGGTGGTGGCTGCTGTGCCTGCTGCTGCCGATCGCCGCCGGGGTGCTGCTGGGCTGGGTCTGCCGGAAGGCGGATCCGCTGCCGCAGAACCGGTTGCTGGTGGTGGGGGTGGCCGCGGCGGTGGTGGCGGCGGCCGCGCTCGCGGCGGCGGCGCTGGCCGGTGGGCGGCTGGGCGCGGTGAACCTGCGGGTGCCGGCCGGGATGCTCGCGGTGGCGCTGTTCTGCTGGGTGGCCGCTCCCGCGGCGGTGGTGGCCTGGCTGGCCGGGCCGCGGCCGGAGCCCGAGGACGAGCCCGCGGACCTCGACGAGGCCGAGACCGAGGACACCGAGGGCGAGGAAGAGGTCGCTGAGGGCGACCAGGAAGCCGTTGCCGAGGACGAGGCCGCCGAAGAGGACGCGGAGGAGCCGGAGGCCGCCGAGCCCGTGGCCGAGGAGGCGGTGGCTGAGCAGGCCGCGCCCGCGGAAGCCTTGGCGGAAGAGGACTTCGTGGACGAGGAGGAGCTGGAAGAGGCCCTCCTGGAGCCGCCCGAGGAACCGGAAAAACGCTAG
- a CDS encoding DUF5336 domain-containing protein: MSVPFGVPPPQQPQPQQTGQPAAAGPNLGQILALVGAGLGLVIFFCTFSDDVSRLGLPFGIALMIGAAVLTGMTQLPKAPQFLWVAAMLAVVGLLDLLVNITNTVSVAGLYVVVLIAAVLQTGAIVAALLQEIGMIKLELKPKAPANPYGGQPAGQTGGWNPPSGGMPQQQYGQPQPQQYGQQPGQFGQQPPQFGQQQPPPPAGGGGGFGQPEATRQFPHPGTPPGGFGGPQQS; the protein is encoded by the coding sequence ATGTCCGTGCCATTCGGCGTTCCCCCGCCGCAGCAGCCCCAGCCGCAGCAGACCGGGCAACCCGCTGCCGCCGGACCGAACCTGGGGCAGATCCTCGCCCTGGTCGGGGCCGGGCTCGGCCTGGTCATCTTCTTCTGCACCTTCTCCGACGACGTCTCCCGGCTCGGCCTGCCCTTCGGCATCGCGCTGATGATCGGCGCCGCCGTGCTCACCGGGATGACCCAGCTGCCCAAGGCCCCGCAGTTCCTCTGGGTGGCGGCCATGCTGGCCGTGGTCGGCCTGCTGGACCTGCTGGTCAACATCACCAACACGGTGAGCGTGGCCGGGCTGTACGTGGTGGTGCTGATCGCCGCGGTGCTGCAGACCGGCGCGATCGTCGCCGCGCTGCTGCAGGAGATCGGCATGATCAAGCTCGAGCTGAAGCCGAAGGCGCCGGCCAACCCCTACGGCGGCCAGCCGGCCGGCCAGACCGGTGGCTGGAACCCGCCCTCCGGTGGGATGCCGCAGCAGCAGTACGGCCAGCCGCAGCCGCAGCAGTACGGTCAGCAGCCCGGCCAGTTCGGTCAGCAGCCCCCGCAGTTCGGTCAGCAGCAGCCGCCCCCGCCTGCCGGTGGCGGCGGCGGGTTCGGCCAGCCCGAGGCGACCAGGCAGTTCCCGCACCCGGGCACCCCGCCCGGCGGATTTGGCGGCCCGCAACAGAGTTGA
- the sucD gene encoding succinate--CoA ligase subunit alpha: MAIFLTEHSKVIVQGMTGAEGSKHTKRMLKSGTTIVGGVTPGKGGQTVDFDGTLLPVFNSVGEAMAETGADVTVVFVPPKFAKGAVVEAIDAGIGLAVVITEGIPVHDTAYFWAHANATGNKTRIIGPNCPGVISPGKSNAGIIPADISGPGKIGLVSKSGTLTYQMMYELRDFGFSTAVGIGGDPIIGTTHIDALQAFQDDPETAAIVMIGEIGGDAEERAAAYIAEHITKPVVGYVAGFTAPEGKTMGHAGAIVSGSSGTAAAKQEALEAAGVKVGKTPSATAELMREIMQNLG, translated from the coding sequence ATGGCTATCTTCCTGACCGAGCACAGCAAGGTCATCGTCCAGGGCATGACCGGCGCCGAGGGCTCCAAGCACACCAAGCGGATGCTGAAGTCGGGCACCACCATCGTCGGCGGCGTGACCCCCGGCAAGGGTGGCCAGACCGTCGACTTCGACGGCACCCTGCTCCCGGTGTTCAACTCCGTCGGTGAGGCCATGGCCGAGACCGGCGCGGACGTCACCGTGGTCTTCGTGCCGCCGAAGTTCGCCAAGGGCGCGGTCGTCGAGGCGATCGACGCGGGCATCGGCCTCGCGGTGGTCATCACCGAGGGCATCCCGGTGCACGACACCGCCTACTTCTGGGCGCACGCCAACGCCACCGGCAACAAGACCCGGATCATCGGGCCGAACTGCCCCGGCGTCATCTCGCCCGGCAAGTCCAACGCGGGCATCATCCCGGCCGACATCTCCGGGCCTGGCAAGATCGGTCTGGTCTCCAAGTCGGGGACGCTGACCTACCAGATGATGTACGAGCTGCGGGACTTCGGTTTCTCCACCGCGGTCGGCATCGGCGGTGACCCGATCATCGGCACCACGCACATCGACGCGCTGCAGGCCTTCCAGGACGACCCGGAGACCGCGGCCATCGTGATGATCGGTGAGATCGGCGGCGACGCCGAGGAGCGCGCGGCGGCCTACATCGCCGAGCACATCACCAAGCCGGTGGTCGGCTACGTCGCGGGCTTCACCGCCCCCGAGGGCAAGACCATGGGCCACGCCGGCGCCATCGTCTCCGGCTCCTCCGGCACCGCCGCGGCCAAGCAGGAAGCGCTGGAAGCCGCGGGCGTCAAGGTCGGCAAGACGCCGAGTGCGACCGCCGAGCTGATGCGCGAGATCATGCAGAACCTGGGCTGA
- the sucC gene encoding ADP-forming succinate--CoA ligase subunit beta, producing MDLYEYQAKDLFAAHGVPVLPGAVASTPEEASAIAADLGSTVVVKAQVKTGGRGKAGGVKLAETPEDTKAKAEAILGLDIKGHIVHRVLVTPASDIAEEYYFSFLLDRANRTFLAMASVEGGMDIEEVAVTKPEALAKVLIDPIKGVDKAKADEIVAAAKFPAEVADQVSAVIVQLWETFVSEDATLVEVNPLVRDPQGKIIALDGKVTLDENADFRHPAHAELVDKQAENELEAKAKEKGLNYVKLDGQVGIIGNGAGLVMSTLDVVAYAGEKHNNVKPANFLDIGGGASAEVMANGLEIILGDTDVKSVFVNVFGGITACDAVANGIVKALEILGGEATKPLVVRLDGNNVEEGRRILAEANHPLVTVVDTMDNAADKAAELAAAGA from the coding sequence GTGGACCTGTACGAATACCAGGCGAAGGATCTCTTCGCCGCCCATGGAGTGCCGGTGTTGCCCGGCGCCGTGGCTAGCACCCCTGAAGAAGCCAGCGCGATCGCGGCGGACCTCGGCTCGACCGTTGTGGTCAAGGCCCAGGTCAAGACCGGCGGGCGTGGCAAGGCTGGCGGCGTCAAGCTCGCCGAGACCCCCGAGGACACCAAGGCCAAGGCGGAAGCCATCCTCGGCCTGGACATCAAGGGGCACATCGTGCACCGCGTCCTGGTGACCCCGGCCTCCGACATCGCGGAGGAGTACTACTTCTCCTTCCTGCTGGACCGGGCCAACCGGACCTTCCTGGCGATGGCCTCGGTCGAGGGCGGCATGGACATCGAGGAGGTCGCGGTCACCAAGCCCGAGGCCCTCGCGAAGGTCCTGATCGACCCGATCAAGGGCGTGGACAAGGCCAAGGCGGACGAGATCGTCGCCGCGGCCAAGTTCCCGGCCGAGGTGGCCGACCAGGTTTCCGCGGTCATCGTGCAGCTCTGGGAGACCTTCGTCTCCGAGGACGCCACCCTGGTCGAGGTCAACCCGCTGGTCCGCGACCCGCAGGGCAAGATCATCGCCCTGGACGGCAAGGTCACCCTCGACGAGAACGCCGACTTCCGGCACCCGGCGCACGCCGAGCTGGTGGACAAGCAGGCGGAGAACGAGCTGGAGGCCAAGGCCAAGGAGAAGGGCCTCAACTACGTCAAGCTCGACGGCCAGGTCGGCATCATCGGCAACGGCGCGGGCCTCGTCATGTCCACGCTGGACGTGGTGGCCTACGCGGGCGAGAAGCACAACAACGTCAAGCCGGCCAACTTCCTGGACATCGGCGGCGGCGCCTCGGCCGAGGTGATGGCCAACGGCCTGGAGATCATCCTGGGCGACACCGACGTCAAGTCGGTCTTCGTCAACGTCTTCGGCGGCATCACCGCCTGCGACGCGGTCGCCAACGGCATCGTCAAGGCGCTGGAGATCCTCGGCGGCGAGGCCACCAAGCCGCTGGTCGTCCGCCTGGACGGCAACAACGTCGAAGAGGGCCGCCGCATCCTGGCGGAGGCCAACCACCCGCTGGTGACCGTGGTGGACACGATGGACAACGCGGCCGACAAGGCCGCCGAGCTCGCTGCTGCGGGGGCATGA
- a CDS encoding cobalamin B12-binding domain-containing protein, with protein sequence MSGRIRVVVAKPGLDGHDRGAKVVARALRDAGMEVIYTGLHQTPEQVVQTAIQEDADVVGLSVLSGAHMTLFARVIELLREKGAQDVVVFGGGIIPDDDMPKLTELGVAKVFTPGATTQEIVDWVRGNVPAQ encoded by the coding sequence ATGAGCGGTCGGATTCGCGTGGTGGTGGCCAAGCCCGGTCTCGACGGCCACGACCGGGGCGCCAAGGTGGTGGCGCGGGCGCTGCGGGACGCCGGTATGGAGGTCATCTACACCGGCCTGCACCAGACCCCCGAGCAGGTCGTGCAGACCGCCATCCAGGAGGACGCCGACGTGGTCGGCCTGTCCGTGCTCTCCGGCGCGCACATGACCCTGTTCGCCAGGGTGATCGAGCTGCTCAGGGAGAAGGGCGCGCAGGACGTGGTGGTCTTCGGCGGCGGGATCATCCCCGACGACGACATGCCCAAGCTCACCGAGCTCGGCGTCGCGAAGGTCTTCACCCCCGGCGCGACCACCCAGGAAATCGTGGACTGGGTGCGCGGAAACGTGCCTGCGCAGTAG
- a CDS encoding alpha/beta fold hydrolase, with translation MGKDATTGLLGLAGELLQQARHGVDGVRDASAETLRFVRSLLTPGGLRGATMETAWLAAHAVLYPWGALAEQLRPEGPYGSYRTDGLPPMQRGLVCSDLEAAGTPIVLVHGIGDNRSIFTFLAAALRRRGFGVVHAVNYSVLTALTGDVRAAAEYLGRCLERIREQTGAESVHVIGHSLGGVIARYHVQKQGGDGHVRSLVTLGSPHAGTMTAYLLPTRLARQLRPGSKLLGELAEPAPGCRTRFLAVWSELDQVMIPQRTACLTHPDLDVLNHRVRDVGHLSLPVDPTIVHTVLTHLTRSDGLSGHPGAQDSDLGHTIPDTECHLSKSQTCQ, from the coding sequence ATGGGCAAGGATGCCACTACCGGGTTACTTGGGCTCGCGGGAGAGCTGCTCCAGCAGGCCCGGCATGGCGTCGACGGCGTGCGGGACGCCTCCGCCGAGACCCTGCGCTTCGTCCGCTCGCTGCTCACCCCCGGCGGACTGCGCGGGGCGACCATGGAGACGGCCTGGCTGGCCGCGCACGCGGTGCTCTACCCGTGGGGCGCGCTGGCCGAGCAACTGCGGCCGGAGGGCCCCTACGGCAGCTACCGCACCGACGGGCTGCCGCCGATGCAGCGCGGCCTGGTCTGCTCGGACCTGGAGGCGGCGGGCACCCCGATCGTGCTGGTGCACGGGATCGGCGACAACCGGTCGATCTTCACCTTCCTGGCCGCCGCGCTGCGCAGGCGCGGGTTCGGCGTGGTGCACGCGGTGAACTACAGCGTGCTGACCGCGCTGACCGGCGACGTCCGGGCCGCCGCGGAGTACCTGGGCCGCTGCCTGGAGCGGATCCGCGAGCAGACCGGGGCGGAGTCGGTGCACGTGATCGGGCACTCCCTCGGCGGCGTGATCGCCCGCTACCACGTGCAGAAACAGGGCGGGGACGGGCACGTCCGCTCGCTGGTGACGCTGGGCTCGCCGCACGCGGGCACGATGACGGCCTACCTGCTGCCCACCCGGCTGGCCCGCCAGCTGCGGCCCGGCTCCAAGCTGCTCGGCGAGCTGGCCGAGCCCGCGCCGGGCTGCCGGACCCGGTTCCTGGCGGTGTGGAGCGAGCTGGACCAGGTCATGATCCCGCAGCGCACGGCCTGCCTGACGCACCCGGACCTGGACGTGCTGAACCACCGGGTGCGCGACGTCGGCCACCTCTCGCTGCCGGTGGACCCCACGATCGTGCACACCGTGCTCACACATCTCACTCGATCGGATGGATTGAGCGGGCACCCAGGCGCGCAAGATAGTGATCTGGGTCACACGATTCCGGATACTGAGTGTCATCTCAGCAAGTCTCAGACTTGTCAGTAA
- a CDS encoding M23 family metallopeptidase, whose product MRGRVVVAAVAAGAFVAAGSSLDTGSGSAAASDEVTPLASGADAKASFTAIGGDSLEVLPLSRTTDASLEYQKLAKSERIKQDQQDRAARDAEARKPMFVSPAQGVFTSGFGGRWGTTHYGIDIANRLGTPIVSVADGEVIEAGPASGFGLWVRVQHKDGTITVYGHMDRITVKEGQKVKANQQIATMGNRGFSTGVHLHFEVWSPSGKKINPLPWLNERGVFVK is encoded by the coding sequence ATGCGTGGCAGGGTTGTCGTAGCAGCAGTAGCGGCCGGCGCTTTTGTGGCCGCCGGATCGTCCCTGGACACCGGCAGCGGCAGCGCCGCCGCGTCCGACGAGGTCACCCCGCTGGCTTCCGGCGCGGACGCCAAGGCAAGCTTCACCGCCATCGGTGGCGACTCCCTCGAGGTCCTCCCGCTCTCGCGGACCACGGACGCCTCGCTCGAGTACCAGAAGCTGGCCAAGAGCGAGCGCATCAAGCAGGACCAGCAGGACCGCGCGGCCCGCGACGCCGAGGCCCGCAAGCCGATGTTCGTCTCGCCCGCGCAGGGCGTGTTCACCTCCGGCTTCGGTGGCCGTTGGGGCACCACGCACTACGGCATCGACATCGCCAACCGCCTGGGCACCCCGATCGTCTCCGTCGCTGATGGTGAGGTCATCGAGGCCGGTCCGGCAAGCGGTTTTGGCCTGTGGGTCCGCGTCCAGCACAAGGACGGCACCATCACCGTCTACGGCCACATGGACCGGATCACGGTCAAGGAGGGCCAGAAGGTCAAGGCGAACCAGCAGATCGCCACCATGGGCAACCGCGGCTTCAGCACCGGCGTGCACCTGCACTTCGAGGTGTGGAGCCCGAGCGGCAAGAAGATCAACCCGCTGCCCTGGCTCAACGAGCGCGGCGTCTTCGTGAAGTAG